A genomic window from Brevibacillus agri includes:
- a CDS encoding AEC family transporter has translation MIFLEVILPVLLIFLSGYILQRKFQMDLKPISSLAIYILTTALVFRTFYKTELDLQLFYIVIISLLLLGALIVLTQLTARLFRYDKSQESALMLSTAFMNSGNYGTPIILFAYGDAGFTYAVQIMVFHSIIMGVFGVYFASRGGGGVGTAIRAIFKQPSNYAVVLAILLQQLNIVIPESYYQAIDLVAQAAIPVVMLILGMQLANVSSKALEWQGLSAASVIRLIASPVLAYVICLFFPIDPLLQKVLVILAAMPSAATTAIYAIQFNMRPQFVSSSVLVTTLFSVGTLTILLNILH, from the coding sequence ATGATTTTCCTCGAAGTCATCTTGCCTGTTTTGCTCATTTTTTTATCGGGGTACATTCTCCAACGCAAGTTTCAAATGGATTTGAAGCCGATTTCTTCGCTGGCGATTTACATTTTGACTACGGCGCTTGTCTTTCGCACGTTTTACAAGACAGAGCTTGATCTGCAATTGTTTTACATCGTCATCATCTCGTTATTGCTGCTGGGCGCGCTGATCGTGCTCACGCAGTTGACGGCGCGGCTGTTTAGGTACGACAAGTCGCAGGAGAGCGCCCTGATGCTCTCCACCGCCTTCATGAACAGCGGGAACTACGGAACGCCGATCATTTTGTTCGCATACGGGGATGCCGGGTTCACGTACGCGGTCCAGATCATGGTGTTTCACTCGATCATCATGGGGGTGTTCGGAGTCTACTTCGCTTCGCGCGGCGGGGGTGGCGTGGGCACGGCGATTCGGGCGATTTTCAAGCAGCCTTCCAACTACGCGGTCGTCCTGGCGATTTTGTTGCAGCAGCTCAACATCGTCATTCCCGAGAGCTACTATCAGGCGATCGACCTCGTGGCGCAGGCGGCGATTCCGGTCGTCATGCTCATCCTGGGGATGCAGCTTGCCAACGTGTCGTCCAAAGCGTTGGAGTGGCAAGGGCTCAGCGCCGCCAGCGTAATTCGGCTGATCGCTTCGCCTGTCCTGGCCTATGTGATCTGCCTGTTTTTCCCGATTGACCCGCTGCTGCAAAAGGTGCTGGTCATCCTCGCCGCGATGCCTTCTGCGGCGACTACGGCGATTTACGCCATCCAGTTCAACATGCGCCCGCAATTCGTTTCCAGCAGCGTGCTGGTTACGACGCTTTTCAGCGTAGGGACGCTGACGATTTTGTTAAACATTTTGCATTAG
- a CDS encoding proline iminopeptidase-family hydrolase, with the protein MNKQEGYIEVPGGRVWYTRVGTGEQTPLIVLHGGPGNTHAPLKSTLHVLGDERPVIFYDQLGSGNSDRPTDASLWKTERFVEELACIRQALGLAQAHILGHSWGTMLAAAYLLDTKPAGVSSVIFSSPCLSAQRWKEDADRLIARLPKEVQQTIAQHEEQGTTDSEEYQDAMKEYYARYVCRLEPLPEVLAESRPKANKDVYMTMWGPSEFCPTGNLKTFDYTPKLHQLDIPALFVCGRHDEATPESTRYYQSLVPGAEFHVLENSSHMGYLEETAEYVQTVREFLRKADKR; encoded by the coding sequence ATGAACAAGCAGGAAGGCTACATAGAGGTTCCTGGCGGCAGAGTGTGGTACACCCGCGTCGGCACAGGCGAACAGACACCGCTGATCGTGTTGCACGGCGGACCCGGCAATACGCACGCTCCGCTCAAGTCAACACTGCACGTATTGGGCGACGAGCGCCCCGTCATTTTTTACGACCAGCTCGGCTCGGGCAACTCCGACAGGCCGACCGATGCGTCCTTGTGGAAAACGGAGCGGTTCGTGGAAGAGCTGGCCTGCATCCGGCAAGCGCTCGGATTGGCGCAAGCGCACATCCTCGGCCATTCGTGGGGAACGATGCTGGCGGCGGCGTACTTGCTTGACACCAAGCCTGCTGGCGTCTCGAGCGTGATTTTTTCCAGCCCGTGCCTGAGCGCCCAGCGCTGGAAGGAAGACGCAGACCGCCTGATCGCCCGCCTGCCAAAAGAGGTTCAGCAGACGATTGCGCAGCACGAAGAACAAGGAACGACCGACTCGGAGGAGTATCAGGACGCGATGAAGGAGTACTACGCGCGATACGTGTGCCGCCTGGAGCCATTGCCGGAAGTTCTCGCCGAAAGCCGCCCGAAAGCGAACAAAGACGTGTACATGACGATGTGGGGGCCGTCCGAGTTTTGTCCGACAGGCAACCTGAAAACGTTCGACTACACGCCGAAGCTGCATCAGCTCGACATCCCTGCCCTGTTCGTCTGCGGCCGCCACGACGAAGCGACGCCCGAGTCGACGCGCTACTACCAGTCGCTCGTGCCGGGCGCCGAGTTTCACGTCCTGGAAAACAGCTCCCATATGGGCTATTTGGAAGAAACGGCCGAGTACGTGCAGACCGTCCGCGAATTTTTGCGCAAGGCGGACAAGCGCTGA
- a CDS encoding NTF2-like N-terminal transpeptidase domain-containing protein, protein MKKAWFCFWSVFLVILSGFFFLIWDYWQQGSKQEGEMAKAAFTAYTAKWKQQQFSDMYEQLSLDAKAKVSKEEFVSRYENIYSGIEATHISVEPLYNEDVVPGEDGKISFHYRLSVQTFGEPISFTGKAILVKETQNDKQDWYINWNPSFLLPELEHGDKLRVNTFRPKRGEVLDRAGRRVAVTSRQSAANQGL, encoded by the coding sequence GTGAAAAAGGCATGGTTTTGCTTCTGGAGTGTCTTTCTCGTCATTTTGTCGGGATTTTTCTTCCTCATCTGGGACTATTGGCAGCAGGGGTCGAAGCAAGAGGGAGAAATGGCAAAGGCGGCTTTTACCGCCTATACGGCGAAATGGAAGCAGCAGCAGTTCAGCGACATGTACGAGCAGCTCTCGCTGGATGCGAAAGCAAAGGTGAGCAAAGAAGAGTTTGTCTCGCGCTATGAAAACATCTACAGCGGGATCGAGGCTACGCATATCAGCGTGGAACCGCTGTACAACGAAGACGTCGTCCCGGGCGAAGACGGGAAAATCAGCTTTCACTACCGGCTCAGCGTGCAGACGTTTGGCGAGCCGATTTCTTTTACAGGCAAAGCCATTTTGGTTAAAGAAACGCAAAACGACAAGCAAGATTGGTACATCAACTGGAACCCGTCCTTCCTGCTGCCCGAGCTGGAGCACGGGGACAAGCTGCGGGTGAATACGTTTCGTCCGAAGCGGGGAGAGGTACTGGACCGGGCAGGGCGGAGAGTGGCGGTCACATCCCGGCAATCCGCAGCCAATCAAGGCTTGTAA
- a CDS encoding FHA domain-containing protein, with protein MEDGVYVLIKKGDPELVQKRQFLRRDEYTIGRRGSQLAPDIAFSSPYVSRRHAVIRKIGNRYTISDLESKHGTEVNGTPIHQTPQPLFHGDLISLAKGVVELVFFAEGSELDVTREFSFPLLQSTVPAAVSSGLVINLERREIRLDGARIPLTGKDMDLLTLLYQRANQAVSYEEIMVSIWPERMVHAETSVPDVGRAEINALVYRLRKRLGKYGKKITTIPRFGYMWEE; from the coding sequence TTGGAAGACGGCGTCTATGTCCTTATCAAAAAAGGCGATCCGGAGCTTGTGCAAAAGCGCCAGTTCCTGCGCAGGGACGAGTACACGATTGGACGGCGAGGGAGCCAGCTTGCACCTGACATCGCTTTTTCCAGCCCATATGTATCGAGAAGACATGCCGTGATTCGCAAAATCGGCAATCGCTATACAATATCCGACCTGGAGAGCAAGCACGGAACAGAGGTGAACGGGACACCGATCCACCAAACGCCGCAGCCGCTGTTTCACGGCGATCTCATCAGTCTCGCCAAAGGAGTCGTCGAGCTGGTCTTTTTTGCGGAAGGCAGCGAGCTGGATGTCACCAGAGAATTTTCTTTTCCGCTGCTGCAGTCAACCGTTCCGGCTGCCGTGTCCTCCGGTCTGGTCATCAATCTGGAGCGTCGGGAAATCCGGTTGGACGGCGCGCGGATTCCTTTGACGGGAAAAGATATGGACTTGCTTACGCTTTTGTATCAACGGGCCAATCAGGCCGTCAGCTATGAGGAAATCATGGTGTCGATCTGGCCGGAGCGAATGGTTCACGCCGAAACCAGCGTCCCGGATGTCGGGCGCGCCGAAATCAATGCGCTTGTCTACCGTTTGCGCAAGCGGCTGGGCAAGTACGGGAAAAAAATAACGACCATTCCCCGATTCGGCTACATGTGGGAAGAGTGA
- a CDS encoding sensor histidine kinase: MSIKTRLLLSYIAMIVVPVVCFALVASLLGAFFLGESFPHGTGKEPGKPLFRQTQERRDELFAGLAFLARYDAERLLQQDVLAETDEELRRLGGALMLAKNGAVLFASPSLEQADWAKYMQPPAHDERTRRLPPWSSKGYAVETHSFAFADKSEGTLYFLRDDSPAFTSGVSFFAAMVVSFLAIVGLTNGVLTYLVSRSIIRPLYALKQAAHEIKEGNLERPVLLGRKDELGELGEAFEEIRVRLHDSIRLQLQYEENRKELISSISHDLKTPITGIKACVEAVLDGIADTEAKREKYMRMIAGKSVQMDRLIDELLLYSRLDLNKLPFHLEPVDIRAYVADCVQELRLEPRLSGVHISAAGTAGEPLIVMADREKLHRVLMNIVDNSLKYMEQENRRLSIQLEATADEAIVTVADNGTGISEEAMPYIFDRFYRADRARTTATGGSGLGLAIVRQLVEGHGGRVWAHSEVGRGTSIHVSLPLQKGTGGEADEAHSHY; encoded by the coding sequence ATGTCGATCAAAACGAGACTGCTGCTATCATATATCGCCATGATTGTCGTTCCCGTCGTCTGCTTCGCACTGGTGGCCTCGTTGCTGGGCGCTTTTTTTCTGGGGGAGTCGTTCCCGCACGGAACAGGAAAAGAGCCGGGGAAGCCCTTGTTCCGGCAGACGCAAGAACGGCGGGACGAGCTGTTCGCCGGGCTTGCTTTTCTGGCCCGCTACGACGCGGAGCGGCTTTTGCAGCAGGACGTGCTGGCCGAGACAGACGAAGAGTTGCGGCGTCTTGGCGGAGCGCTGATGTTAGCTAAAAACGGGGCGGTGCTGTTCGCTTCCCCTTCGCTTGAGCAGGCGGACTGGGCGAAGTATATGCAGCCGCCTGCGCACGATGAGCGCACGCGCCGCTTGCCGCCGTGGAGCAGCAAAGGCTACGCCGTCGAGACGCATTCGTTTGCCTTTGCGGACAAAAGCGAGGGCACGCTCTATTTTCTTCGCGATGACAGCCCTGCGTTTACGTCAGGCGTTTCTTTCTTTGCGGCCATGGTCGTCAGTTTCCTCGCCATTGTCGGGCTGACGAACGGCGTGTTGACCTACCTCGTCTCGCGCAGCATCATCCGCCCGCTGTACGCGCTCAAGCAGGCGGCGCACGAGATCAAGGAAGGCAACCTGGAACGTCCTGTCCTGCTCGGGCGAAAAGACGAACTGGGCGAGCTGGGCGAAGCGTTCGAAGAAATACGCGTTCGCCTGCACGATTCGATCCGGCTGCAACTGCAATACGAGGAAAACCGCAAAGAGCTGATCTCCAGCATCTCGCACGATTTGAAAACGCCGATTACGGGGATCAAGGCGTGCGTGGAAGCGGTGCTGGACGGAATTGCCGACACAGAGGCCAAGCGCGAAAAATATATGCGGATGATCGCGGGCAAATCTGTGCAGATGGATCGCTTGATCGACGAGCTGCTGCTGTATTCGCGGCTGGATTTGAACAAGCTGCCGTTTCATCTGGAGCCGGTCGACATTCGCGCCTATGTGGCAGACTGCGTGCAGGAGCTGCGTCTAGAGCCGCGGCTGTCCGGTGTGCACATCAGCGCGGCAGGGACGGCGGGCGAGCCGCTTATCGTCATGGCGGACCGCGAAAAGCTGCACCGGGTGTTAATGAACATCGTCGACAACAGCCTGAAATACATGGAGCAGGAAAACAGGCGGCTTTCGATACAACTGGAAGCGACAGCCGACGAGGCGATCGTGACGGTTGCCGACAACGGGACGGGGATCAGCGAGGAAGCGATGCCTTACATCTTCGACCGCTTTTACCGCGCGGACCGTGCCCGCACTACCGCTACAGGCGGCAGCGGGCTCGGGCTTGCCATCGTCAGGCAACTGGTGGAAGGACACGGCGGACGGGTCTGGGCGCACAGCGAGGTCGGTCGCGGGACGAGCATTCATGTTTCCTTGCCACTGCAAAAAGGGACAGGGGGTGAAGCGGATGAAGCACATTCTCATTATTGA
- a CDS encoding helix-turn-helix transcriptional regulator, with protein MHSTSIHSIYDSYIDALPNVRLDDIGTELAGDELSGWNGYINRMMPRPGLEIVDSFHRFPDDHAMHFRSEAAMVELSFCLQGTGEVAVSGSSQHDLVPDSCSLQLMRDFQADFCYLAEAPFRSVAIGISVELFNEWLAQMDEGTPYTFEGLLGGRSFRMFRMPLRPDMTMRLRQLIAPPASQPKLRKLHAEGKTLEIAAHAFDTLLFGREPEGNKPGMSRSDREKIHNAREILLAHMEAPPSLVELARMAQLNEYKLKVGFKEEFGTSVFAYLREKRLEKALELLRAGELNVSQVALTVGFSNFSHFSEAFRKQYGLNPSDVKRGRHVLPYASGGR; from the coding sequence ATGCATTCCACATCCATACATTCCATCTACGACAGTTACATTGACGCGCTGCCGAACGTTCGGCTCGATGACATCGGCACAGAGTTGGCGGGGGATGAGTTGTCCGGCTGGAACGGATACATCAACAGAATGATGCCTCGCCCTGGTTTGGAGATTGTCGATTCCTTTCACCGTTTTCCGGATGACCACGCCATGCATTTTCGCTCGGAGGCGGCCATGGTCGAGTTGAGCTTTTGCCTCCAAGGGACGGGAGAGGTGGCTGTCTCGGGCAGTTCCCAGCACGACCTGGTGCCGGACAGTTGCTCGCTGCAGTTGATGCGCGACTTTCAGGCGGATTTTTGCTATTTGGCCGAAGCGCCGTTTCGTTCGGTGGCGATCGGCATTTCGGTGGAGCTGTTCAACGAATGGCTCGCGCAGATGGACGAAGGGACGCCCTATACATTTGAGGGGCTGCTCGGCGGCCGTTCTTTCCGGATGTTTCGCATGCCGCTACGGCCGGATATGACGATGCGGCTTCGGCAGTTGATCGCGCCGCCGGCATCCCAGCCCAAACTGCGCAAGCTGCATGCGGAAGGCAAGACGCTGGAGATCGCCGCGCATGCGTTCGACACTTTGTTGTTCGGGCGGGAACCGGAGGGCAACAAGCCCGGCATGTCGCGCAGCGACCGGGAGAAGATTCACAACGCCAGGGAAATTTTGCTCGCGCACATGGAGGCGCCGCCTTCTCTGGTCGAGCTGGCGCGCATGGCCCAACTGAACGAATACAAGCTGAAAGTCGGGTTCAAAGAGGAGTTCGGCACGAGCGTGTTCGCCTATTTGCGGGAAAAGCGGCTGGAAAAAGCGCTGGAGCTGCTGCGCGCAGGCGAGCTGAACGTCAGCCAGGTGGCGCTGACTGTGGGCTTTTCCAACTTCAGCCACTTTTCCGAGGCGTTCCGCAAGCAGTACGGGCTTAACCCGTCCGACGTGAAGCGGGGAAGGCACGTGCTGCCGTATGCATCAGGCGGGAGATAA
- a CDS encoding ABC transporter substrate-binding protein — protein MANRKNGWIAGLLGLALLVGGCSQAAENNGQAGQTGQADKPAAQAPKTRTVKDAAGEVTIPANPLRIADVSGATEELLALGIRPVLTGNSQYQSPTELTPILQQELGTDVAVAGWFQNEVSVEAIAAANPDLIFAGPSQNKIYEQLNKIAPTVRVPYGFNAFRERFDFIAETLGKKPQMEEWLKAYDDRAKELHDQIAAATGEETFAVIEATQKGIRIYAKTGLADMIYTDLKLPKAAGIPDPDPWGGKETSLEGLSTLDPDHIVLLADSEQNVLEDTAIWSNMRANKNGKVYRVTTKQNYDEAFFALGKKAMIEQIAADILQKNQK, from the coding sequence ATGGCAAACAGAAAGAACGGCTGGATCGCAGGACTGCTCGGTCTGGCATTGCTCGTAGGCGGCTGCAGCCAAGCGGCGGAAAACAACGGTCAAGCAGGACAAACAGGCCAGGCGGACAAGCCGGCGGCGCAAGCGCCAAAGACACGGACGGTCAAGGACGCGGCCGGAGAGGTGACGATCCCGGCCAACCCGCTGCGAATCGCGGACGTGTCCGGGGCGACAGAGGAGCTGTTGGCGCTTGGAATTCGCCCGGTGCTGACGGGGAACAGCCAGTATCAGAGCCCGACAGAGCTGACGCCGATCCTGCAACAAGAGCTGGGTACAGACGTCGCCGTAGCGGGCTGGTTTCAAAACGAAGTAAGCGTCGAGGCGATTGCGGCGGCGAATCCGGACCTGATTTTCGCCGGGCCGAGCCAAAACAAGATATACGAACAACTGAACAAAATCGCCCCGACTGTGCGCGTGCCCTACGGCTTCAACGCGTTTCGCGAACGGTTTGACTTCATCGCGGAAACGTTGGGGAAAAAGCCGCAAATGGAGGAATGGCTAAAGGCGTATGACGACCGGGCGAAGGAGTTGCACGACCAGATCGCGGCGGCGACGGGCGAGGAAACGTTTGCGGTCATCGAAGCCACCCAGAAGGGCATTCGCATTTACGCGAAAACGGGGCTGGCGGACATGATCTACACCGACCTGAAGCTGCCGAAAGCGGCCGGGATTCCCGATCCGGACCCGTGGGGCGGCAAGGAGACGAGCCTGGAGGGGCTGTCGACGCTCGACCCTGACCACATCGTGCTGCTCGCCGATTCCGAGCAAAACGTGCTGGAAGACACGGCGATCTGGAGCAATATGCGCGCGAACAAAAACGGCAAGGTGTACCGCGTAACCACGAAGCAAAACTACGACGAAGCGTTTTTCGCGCTCGGGAAAAAGGCGATGATCGAGCAGATAGCTGCGGACATTTTGCAGAAAAATCAAAAGTAG
- a CDS encoding beta-ketoacyl-ACP synthase III — protein sequence MERRIKLLGTGKYLPARQVTAAELDERLGLAAGWTEKKSGVRVRHYVTGETAAQMGASAARQAVAAAGIALSELDCIVCASGTAQQEIPCTAALIQEELGLAGTGIACFDINSTCLSFVTALDVMSCTMALGVYERVLIVSTEIASAGLNWKQKESCVLFGDGAAAVVVGRTPDHEASRILGSAMKTYSEGAHYSEIRGGGTMLHPREYVNGYEDDFAFDMDGRKIFRLTSQLITGFVDSLLASAAVGKKQLRAVIPHQASGMALRIMQGKLGFSAEQMVNIMEDHGNVIAASIPMALHEAISQERVARGDYMLLLGTSAGLSLGGIVLAY from the coding sequence ATGGAGAGAAGAATCAAGTTGTTGGGCACCGGGAAGTACCTGCCTGCACGGCAAGTGACGGCAGCCGAGCTGGATGAGCGGCTGGGGCTTGCCGCCGGATGGACGGAAAAGAAATCCGGGGTTCGCGTCAGACATTATGTGACGGGGGAAACTGCGGCACAGATGGGCGCAAGCGCGGCGCGGCAGGCAGTCGCGGCGGCGGGCATCGCGCTTTCAGAGCTCGACTGCATCGTGTGTGCGAGCGGTACGGCCCAGCAGGAGATTCCGTGCACGGCGGCGCTGATTCAGGAAGAGCTGGGGCTTGCAGGGACGGGGATCGCCTGCTTTGACATCAATTCTACCTGCCTGAGCTTTGTAACGGCACTGGATGTCATGTCCTGTACGATGGCGCTCGGCGTGTATGAGCGCGTGCTGATCGTTTCGACGGAGATCGCCTCGGCGGGACTGAACTGGAAGCAAAAAGAAAGCTGCGTGCTGTTCGGAGACGGCGCGGCGGCTGTGGTCGTCGGCCGGACGCCGGATCACGAGGCGTCCCGCATCCTTGGCTCGGCGATGAAAACGTATAGCGAAGGGGCCCACTACTCGGAAATTCGCGGCGGCGGAACGATGCTGCACCCGCGCGAGTACGTGAACGGGTACGAGGACGACTTTGCTTTTGATATGGATGGGCGCAAAATTTTTCGGCTGACCTCGCAGTTGATTACCGGGTTTGTAGACAGCCTGCTCGCCAGTGCGGCTGTCGGCAAAAAACAGCTTCGGGCCGTGATCCCTCACCAGGCGAGCGGCATGGCGCTGCGCATCATGCAAGGCAAGCTGGGCTTTTCCGCCGAGCAGATGGTCAACATCATGGAAGACCACGGCAATGTGATTGCGGCTTCCATCCCGATGGCGCTGCACGAGGCGATCAGCCAAGAGCGGGTGGCGCGGGGAGACTACATGCTGCTCTTGGGCACGTCCGCTGGCTTGTCGCTCGGGGGCATCGTCCTTGCGTATTGA
- a CDS encoding ATP-grasp domain-containing protein has protein sequence MRIERTVLLTGGRAPATLELARLLRAAGQRVIVAESAARHLCAHSRYVQRSYRVPPPRTQPEAYIDELCQIMRKERVDLLIPTCEEIFYVAHGRERLLAHGDVLVEPLAVLRTLHDKSEFGKLARGAGALVPHTVRAESADERDAAIRQATGPVVLKPVYSRFAAHVQIISEPSRARLSALPVPSARQPWLVQRFIAGRQLCSYAVAREGELALYADYETVHTAGQGATIHFAYAAHAGVKDFVTRFVRRHRLSGQIAFDFIESKTGELYVIECNPRLTSGIHLFAGQTAAADAFLAGKSQGGAEGRAEAVVPQAGQTCMLTMAMLTYGLANVKDWRGWTRWVRDLCNARDVLFRAEDPRPFFDQFMMLGDLAWQSLRTKTSLLACSTSDIEWNGETPQ, from the coding sequence TTGCGTATTGAGCGGACGGTTTTGCTGACCGGAGGCAGGGCGCCTGCCACGCTGGAGCTGGCCCGTTTGCTGCGTGCAGCGGGACAGCGCGTGATTGTGGCCGAGAGCGCGGCCCGGCATTTGTGCGCGCATTCCCGCTACGTGCAGCGCTCGTATCGCGTCCCGCCGCCCAGGACGCAGCCAGAGGCGTACATCGACGAGCTGTGCCAGATCATGCGCAAGGAACGGGTCGACCTGCTCATTCCGACGTGCGAGGAAATTTTTTACGTCGCGCACGGCCGCGAGCGTCTGCTTGCGCATGGCGATGTGCTGGTAGAGCCGCTTGCCGTGCTGCGGACGCTGCATGACAAATCGGAGTTCGGGAAGCTGGCGCGAGGCGCGGGGGCGCTCGTTCCGCATACGGTTCGGGCGGAATCGGCAGATGAGCGGGATGCGGCGATTCGCCAGGCGACAGGCCCGGTCGTGCTAAAGCCCGTCTACTCCAGATTCGCTGCCCACGTCCAGATCATCTCCGAGCCGTCCCGGGCCAGGCTGTCTGCGCTGCCCGTCCCTTCCGCCCGTCAGCCGTGGCTCGTCCAGCGGTTTATCGCGGGGCGCCAGTTGTGCAGCTACGCGGTCGCGCGCGAAGGGGAGCTTGCGCTGTACGCGGACTACGAGACGGTGCATACGGCGGGGCAGGGGGCGACGATTCATTTCGCCTATGCCGCGCACGCAGGCGTCAAAGATTTTGTCACCCGCTTTGTGCGCAGGCACCGGCTTAGCGGGCAAATCGCTTTTGACTTCATCGAGAGCAAGACAGGCGAGCTGTACGTGATCGAGTGCAACCCGAGGCTGACGAGCGGCATCCATCTGTTTGCGGGACAAACAGCCGCAGCGGACGCTTTTTTGGCGGGCAAATCGCAGGGCGGAGCGGAAGGCAGGGCGGAAGCGGTCGTCCCGCAGGCGGGCCAGACCTGCATGCTGACGATGGCGATGCTGACCTACGGACTGGCGAACGTCAAAGACTGGCGCGGCTGGACGCGCTGGGTCCGCGACCTGTGCAACGCAAGAGACGTGCTGTTTCGCGCGGAGGACCCGCGGCCGTTTTTCGACCAGTTTATGATGCTCGGCGATCTGGCCTGGCAGAGCTTGCGGACGAAGACGAGCCTGCTCGCTTGCAGTACGAGCGATATCGAATGGAACGGAGAAACGCCGCAGTAA
- a CDS encoding response regulator transcription factor, with the protein MKHILIIEDDTVIAEVEKDYLEANGYAVEVAHSGEVGLQKALAEDYDLIILDLMLPVVDGFAILREVRAAKNIPILLVSAKKEDVDKIRGLGLGADDHISKPFSLGELVARVKAHLARYDRLVSEAAQRAPKDELRIRGIRIDKLARKVYVNGGEVPLTSKEYELLLFLATHPNWVFSKNELFEKIWGLDSLGDIATVTVHISKLREKIESDPSKPQYIETVWGVGYRFQL; encoded by the coding sequence ATGAAGCACATTCTCATTATTGAAGACGATACAGTGATCGCCGAGGTGGAAAAAGATTATTTGGAAGCGAACGGCTATGCGGTCGAAGTCGCGCACTCCGGCGAGGTCGGCTTGCAAAAGGCGCTGGCGGAGGATTACGACCTCATCATCCTGGACTTGATGCTGCCCGTGGTAGACGGATTTGCCATTTTGCGCGAGGTGCGCGCGGCGAAAAACATTCCGATCCTGCTCGTCTCCGCGAAAAAGGAAGACGTAGACAAAATTCGCGGGCTGGGCCTGGGCGCAGACGACCATATCAGCAAGCCGTTCAGCCTGGGCGAGCTGGTGGCGAGGGTGAAAGCACATCTGGCGCGCTACGACCGCCTCGTGTCCGAAGCGGCGCAGCGCGCGCCGAAGGACGAGCTGCGCATCCGCGGCATCCGGATCGACAAGCTCGCGCGCAAAGTGTACGTCAATGGCGGGGAAGTTCCGCTGACCTCGAAGGAGTATGAGCTGCTGCTTTTTTTGGCGACGCATCCGAACTGGGTGTTCAGCAAAAACGAGCTGTTTGAAAAAATATGGGGACTGGATTCCCTTGGCGACATTGCGACTGTGACCGTGCACATCAGCAAGCTGCGCGAAAAAATCGAAAGCGATCCATCCAAGCCGCAGTACATCGAAACGGTCTGGGGAGTCGGGTACCGTTTTCAACTGTAG